A DNA window from Elusimicrobiota bacterium contains the following coding sequences:
- the hemG gene encoding protoporphyrinogen oxidase, whose protein sequence is MKAGVLLIGFGGPTRPEDIRPFLSIVLKGRPVPPHRVEEVVKQYERIGGRSPYNDLVGALSRALAARLRSDGCDLPIYTGMRNWTPTLADALKKAAADGVTDLIAVPLAAFRSIPSWNYYLKSTADAHRAAVRTPLRLHYLQPWHAHPAFQEAVADRVAEALRESPGPEEKDRWWFTAHSIPTPWDAASGYSGQLRALATAVAARFGVKDARLVYQSRSGRPEDPWLEPDISETLAREPGEGRRAVVVPIGFLMDHVEVLFDLDVKAREAGKARGWDFLRAKTVGDHPRFVALLSTLIQDRLRRAGAQPREASRDRRLLVVGAGASGLAAAHRAVELSGRRGDALDLTVFDTRPRLGGVIETGRRDGFLWESGPDSFITEKPALLNLAERLGISDQIIGTNPAFQKSFVALRGRLHPTPEGFYLLAPSRLRPLIRTPLLTLWGKFRAAMELLIPARRSSRDESLASFVRRRFGRQVLDRLAQPMVAGIYSADPEKLSLRATFPRFLDMEAKGGVIRSLLRARRRKSGGQGAVPAQGTSGPRYGLFATFRNGIDTLVYALRNALPANALRPGVEVRSLAKTDGGWRATLSSGETVESPLVCLAISAPAAADLLRPVDPALAALLDGIPYGTVATVNLAYPRANVRHALDGFGFVVPSAEGRAVTGCTFCQVKFPHRAPNDRVLFRAFVGGEALQLSDHELVKRVRRDLKDYLGAEGEPIFAHLQRYPGAMPQYALGHLERVAAIFERLNKHHPGLVLAGNAYGGIGLPDAVASGETAAETVLRPGVPARVPETVA, encoded by the coding sequence ATGAAAGCCGGCGTCCTCCTGATCGGCTTTGGGGGCCCCACCCGACCGGAGGACATTCGTCCGTTCCTCTCCATCGTCCTCAAGGGCCGCCCCGTGCCGCCCCACCGCGTGGAGGAAGTGGTTAAGCAATACGAACGCATCGGCGGCCGTTCGCCCTACAACGATTTAGTCGGCGCCTTGTCCCGGGCCCTCGCGGCGCGCCTGCGGTCGGACGGGTGCGACCTTCCCATCTACACCGGAATGCGCAACTGGACGCCGACCTTGGCCGACGCGTTGAAGAAGGCCGCCGCCGACGGCGTCACCGATTTGATCGCCGTCCCCTTGGCCGCCTTCCGCTCCATTCCCAGTTGGAATTACTATTTAAAATCCACCGCCGACGCCCACCGCGCCGCCGTAAGGACGCCTCTTCGGCTTCATTACCTTCAGCCGTGGCACGCCCACCCCGCGTTTCAAGAGGCCGTGGCCGATCGCGTGGCCGAAGCCCTCCGCGAATCCCCCGGACCCGAGGAAAAAGACCGCTGGTGGTTCACCGCCCATTCGATTCCGACCCCCTGGGACGCCGCCTCGGGCTATTCGGGCCAGTTGCGCGCCTTGGCCACGGCGGTGGCGGCCCGTTTCGGGGTGAAAGACGCGCGCCTGGTTTACCAAAGCCGAAGCGGTCGCCCCGAAGATCCCTGGCTCGAGCCGGACATTTCCGAAACCCTGGCCCGGGAACCCGGGGAGGGACGTCGGGCCGTGGTCGTTCCCATCGGTTTTTTGATGGACCACGTGGAAGTCCTTTTTGATTTGGACGTGAAAGCGCGGGAAGCCGGAAAAGCGCGCGGGTGGGATTTTCTGCGCGCCAAAACGGTCGGCGACCACCCGCGGTTCGTCGCCCTTCTTTCGACGTTGATCCAGGACCGGTTGCGGCGCGCCGGGGCCCAGCCCCGGGAGGCCTCTCGGGACCGACGCCTTCTGGTGGTGGGGGCGGGCGCGTCGGGACTGGCCGCCGCGCACCGGGCCGTGGAACTTTCGGGGCGACGGGGCGACGCCCTGGACCTCACCGTTTTTGATACGCGCCCCCGATTGGGCGGCGTCATCGAAACGGGCCGGCGCGACGGTTTTTTATGGGAAAGCGGCCCCGACAGCTTCATCACCGAAAAACCGGCGCTTCTGAACCTGGCCGAACGGTTGGGCATTTCGGATCAAATCATCGGCACAAACCCCGCTTTTCAAAAAAGTTTCGTGGCTCTGCGGGGGCGGCTGCATCCGACGCCGGAGGGTTTCTACCTGTTGGCGCCCTCCCGCCTCCGGCCCCTGATTCGAACGCCGCTTCTCACCCTCTGGGGGAAATTCCGCGCGGCCATGGAACTGTTGATTCCGGCGCGGCGCTCCTCCCGGGACGAATCCCTGGCGTCTTTTGTGCGTCGGCGGTTCGGGCGGCAGGTGCTGGATCGATTGGCGCAGCCCATGGTGGCGGGCATCTATTCCGCCGATCCCGAAAAATTGAGCCTGCGGGCCACCTTCCCGCGATTCCTCGACATGGAGGCGAAAGGCGGCGTGATCCGCTCCCTTCTCCGCGCTCGAAGGCGAAAATCGGGGGGCCAGGGCGCCGTTCCCGCCCAGGGCACGAGCGGGCCCCGGTACGGGCTCTTCGCGACCTTTCGAAACGGCATCGACACGCTGGTTTACGCTCTGCGAAACGCCCTGCCGGCGAACGCTCTTCGCCCCGGGGTGGAAGTTCGATCCCTGGCCAAAACCGACGGCGGCTGGCGGGCGACCTTGTCCTCGGGAGAAACGGTGGAATCCCCTTTGGTGTGTCTCGCCATTTCGGCGCCCGCGGCCGCCGACCTGCTTCGGCCGGTGGACCCCGCCTTGGCCGCTTTGCTGGACGGCATTCCCTACGGCACCGTGGCCACGGTCAATCTGGCCTACCCCCGCGCCAACGTTCGCCACGCCCTGGACGGTTTTGGGTTCGTGGTCCCGAGCGCCGAGGGACGCGCGGTGACGGGTTGTACTTTTTGCCAGGTCAAATTTCCTCACCGCGCCCCCAACGACCGGGTCTTGTTTCGGGCGTTTGTGGGGGGGGAGGCCCTTCAGCTCTCGGATCACGAATTGGTGAAACGCGTGCGACGGGACTTGAAGGATTATCTCGGCGCGGAGGGGGAACCGATCTTCGCCCACCTGCAACGCTACCCCGGCGCCATGCCCCAATACGCCCTGGGGCACCTGGAACGGGTGGCCGCCATTTTCGAGCGCCTTAATAAACACCATCCGGGCCTGGTCCTGGCCGGCAACGCCTACGGCGGCATCGGACTTCCGGACGCCGTGGCCTCGGGTGAAACCGCCGCCGAAACCGTCCTGCGCCCCGGGGTTCCCGCGCGCGTTCCGGAGACCGTCGCGTGA
- a CDS encoding 4-alpha-glucanotransferase, translating into MSPFDYSEFTRGPAARQWAALGAQRRAGVCAPLFSLHSSRSVGIGEIPDLRLLIDWCVLTGQSLLQLLPLNDVGYDFAPYSAKSSFALDPMYLSLRDLIGVDAQTFSGAIDGLARLFPRGKRVNYGIKGAKVSLLWDLFRLADKSHPDFERFRASQSFWLRDDALYKVLKGRFQGKGWEEWDEPFRRREPAALQQLAREEAESLLFQEWLQWQLFEQFRAVKRHAGAQGVFIMGDLPFLVARDSADVWAHADYFKLHLSSGAPPDLYFAGGQRWGMPPYQWDAMAARGHDYLVQKLRYAENFYHLYRIDHVIGVFRLYTIPLNAPPERGGLDGSFDPPDERQWEEHGSRLLNVMLNATSMLPCGEDLGVVPACSNPTLARLGIPGLDVQRWARDWGKTYDFRDPAQNRKNACAVVSTHDMSNLSAWWEEEAGTVDGYFFQLKCEARRMDPQKLRARLFDGETAGGGRLRWKESVRDVPTLARALGLREEDARDFIDLFLGSHDEKERFWRRLNGRGPTPPDATPALVRSALETAGRSAAVFSIQLIFDWLSVERPLPGRPGDYRINYPGSVGPHNWSVLCPHSLDDYRRWPGNAVVTDLNRSTDRVVGPR; encoded by the coding sequence GTGAGCCCCTTCGACTATTCCGAGTTCACCCGGGGCCCCGCCGCCCGGCAATGGGCCGCGCTCGGTGCCCAACGGCGGGCCGGCGTTTGCGCCCCGCTGTTCTCCCTGCACTCGTCCCGAAGCGTCGGCATCGGGGAAATTCCGGATCTGCGGTTGTTGATCGATTGGTGCGTTCTCACGGGACAGAGCCTTCTGCAGCTGCTCCCCCTGAACGACGTCGGATACGATTTCGCGCCCTACAGCGCCAAAAGTTCCTTCGCCTTGGACCCGATGTATTTGTCCCTTCGGGATTTGATCGGGGTCGACGCCCAAACCTTTTCCGGGGCCATCGATGGGCTGGCCCGCCTGTTTCCCCGGGGCAAACGGGTCAACTACGGCATCAAAGGCGCCAAGGTTTCCCTGCTGTGGGACCTCTTCCGCCTCGCCGATAAATCCCACCCCGATTTCGAGCGGTTCCGCGCGTCCCAAAGTTTTTGGCTTAGGGACGACGCCCTATACAAAGTTCTCAAGGGACGATTTCAAGGCAAAGGCTGGGAAGAATGGGACGAACCGTTTCGCCGCCGCGAGCCGGCGGCCCTTCAGCAATTGGCCCGGGAGGAAGCCGAATCCCTGCTGTTTCAGGAATGGCTCCAATGGCAGTTGTTTGAACAGTTCCGGGCCGTGAAGCGCCACGCCGGCGCCCAAGGCGTCTTTATCATGGGCGACCTCCCGTTTTTGGTGGCCCGGGACAGCGCCGACGTTTGGGCCCACGCGGATTACTTTAAGCTCCATCTTTCCTCCGGCGCTCCGCCGGACCTCTATTTCGCGGGCGGCCAACGCTGGGGCATGCCGCCCTATCAATGGGACGCCATGGCGGCCCGGGGACACGACTACCTGGTCCAAAAGCTTCGCTACGCCGAAAATTTTTACCACCTCTACCGAATCGACCACGTCATCGGGGTCTTCCGCCTTTACACGATCCCCCTGAACGCGCCGCCGGAGCGCGGCGGGTTGGACGGGTCTTTCGATCCCCCGGACGAACGGCAATGGGAAGAACACGGATCGCGCCTGTTGAACGTGATGTTGAACGCCACCTCCATGCTTCCCTGTGGAGAAGACTTGGGCGTGGTGCCCGCCTGCTCCAACCCGACTCTGGCCCGACTGGGCATTCCGGGCCTGGACGTTCAACGATGGGCCCGGGACTGGGGGAAGACCTACGATTTCCGGGACCCCGCTCAAAATCGAAAAAACGCCTGCGCCGTCGTGAGCACCCACGACATGTCCAATCTTTCGGCGTGGTGGGAGGAGGAGGCCGGCACCGTGGACGGCTATTTTTTCCAGCTCAAATGCGAAGCCCGTCGAATGGATCCCCAAAAACTGCGCGCCCGTCTTTTTGACGGGGAAACCGCGGGCGGCGGCCGCCTGCGTTGGAAAGAATCCGTCCGGGATGTCCCGACGTTGGCGCGCGCCCTGGGGCTTCGGGAAGAAGACGCCCGGGATTTCATCGATTTGTTTTTGGGCAGCCACGATGAAAAGGAGCGCTTTTGGCGTCGATTGAACGGTCGAGGCCCGACCCCCCCGGACGCCACGCCCGCCCTCGTTCGAAGCGCCTTGGAAACCGCCGGCCGGTCCGCGGCCGTTTTCAGTATCCAGCTGATCTTCGATTGGCTTTCGGTGGAACGCCCCTTGCCGGGGCGCCCCGGCGACTACCGGATCAACTATCCCGGAAGCGTCGGTCCTCACAACTGGTCGGTTCTTTGTCCCCATTCGCTCGACGATTATCGCCGATGGCCCGGAAACGCCGTCGTCACCGACCTCAACCGATCCACCGATCGCGTGGTCGGCCCCCGATGA
- a CDS encoding ABC transporter ATP-binding protein, whose product MARKRRRHRPQPIHRSRGRPPMTEPVIRVEGLVKRYGDVAALSGVSFDVHRGEIFGLLGPNGAGKTTALHILLGVLTPTEGRATLFGRSPSTDRAFLYPRINFSSAYVQMPFNLTARQNLDIYARLYGVKDRRARINGLLEKFHLLDRADNRTGQLSAGEQTRLNICKSLLNDPELLFLDEPTASLDPDISDLVRRTLKEMQEKTGLTIVYTSHNMAEVESLCDRVLFIHRGKKIIEGTPGHVRDQFQKESLEKVFIHLARSGDVVDAAGGVAP is encoded by the coding sequence ATGGCCCGGAAACGCCGTCGTCACCGACCTCAACCGATCCACCGATCGCGTGGTCGGCCCCCGATGACCGAGCCGGTCATTCGCGTCGAAGGACTCGTCAAACGCTACGGCGACGTGGCGGCCCTGAGCGGAGTCTCCTTTGACGTCCACCGGGGAGAAATTTTCGGCCTCCTGGGCCCCAACGGCGCCGGGAAAACCACCGCGCTTCACATCCTCCTTGGCGTGCTCACTCCGACCGAAGGCCGGGCGACGCTGTTTGGTCGATCCCCGTCCACGGACCGCGCCTTTCTTTACCCCCGGATCAATTTTTCCTCGGCCTATGTTCAGATGCCCTTTAATTTGACCGCCCGCCAAAACCTCGACATCTACGCCCGCTTGTACGGGGTGAAGGACCGGCGGGCGAGGATCAACGGCCTGCTGGAAAAATTCCACCTCCTCGACCGGGCCGACAACCGCACCGGTCAATTGTCCGCGGGGGAACAAACGCGATTAAACATCTGCAAAAGCCTTCTCAACGATCCCGAGCTGTTGTTTTTGGACGAGCCGACGGCGAGCCTTGACCCCGACATTTCAGACCTGGTGCGCCGAACCCTCAAAGAGATGCAGGAAAAAACCGGCCTGACGATCGTCTACACGTCCCACAACATGGCGGAAGTGGAATCTCTCTGCGACCGGGTTCTGTTTATTCACCGGGGGAAAAAAATCATTGAAGGAACGCCCGGGCACGTCCGGGATCAATTCCAAAAAGAATCCCTGGAAAAGGTATTCATCCATTTGGCGCGTTCCGGCGATGTGGTGGACGCCGCCGGGGGGGTCGCCCCATGA
- a CDS encoding ABC transporter permease, protein MMFRIATVVRRYVLIHLRSPARLLDLFFWPVMELFVWGFFTVYLRQNALDGAGRVMLVLINGLVFWDILFRSQQALSLAFMEELWTRNVLNLLISPLRAIEWVTGASLYGLIKTGIIVGVLLALATLLYAFQLGALGFYFVPLAFNLLVFGYGMGLFTTGLLLRWGHAAEALIWGIPFLIQPFSAIFYPLSVYPRWLKPFCLLLPSTWVMEGMRGVVLTGRFDWRSFLWSLGLNAVYTTLFTLFCARMLERGRVTGQLVRMTG, encoded by the coding sequence ATGATGTTTCGAATCGCCACGGTGGTTCGGCGCTACGTGTTGATCCATTTGCGAAGCCCGGCCCGGCTCCTGGACCTGTTTTTTTGGCCTGTCATGGAACTTTTCGTGTGGGGCTTTTTCACGGTGTACCTCCGGCAGAACGCCCTGGACGGGGCCGGACGTGTCATGCTCGTTTTGATCAACGGGTTGGTGTTTTGGGACATACTCTTTCGCTCCCAGCAGGCCCTGAGTCTCGCGTTTATGGAGGAATTGTGGACCCGCAATGTCTTAAACCTCTTGATATCGCCCCTGCGCGCCATCGAATGGGTGACGGGGGCCTCCCTCTACGGGCTCATTAAAACCGGCATCATCGTCGGGGTATTGCTCGCTTTGGCCACGCTTCTCTACGCCTTTCAATTGGGCGCCCTCGGCTTCTATTTTGTCCCCTTGGCCTTCAACCTTCTCGTGTTCGGCTACGGAATGGGGTTGTTCACCACGGGCCTTTTGCTCCGCTGGGGCCACGCCGCGGAGGCGTTGATTTGGGGGATTCCATTTTTGATCCAGCCCTTCTCGGCCATCTTCTACCCGCTGTCGGTGTATCCCCGTTGGCTGAAACCCTTCTGCCTTCTGTTGCCGAGTACCTGGGTCATGGAGGGCATGCGGGGAGTCGTGTTGACCGGACGTTTTGATTGGCGATCGTTCCTTTGGTCCTTGGGACTCAACGCGGTTTACACAACGCTTTTTACGCTTTTTTGCGCCCGCATGTTGGAACGGGGCCGGGTGACCGGCCAATTGGTCCGCATGACCGGCTGA
- a CDS encoding dienelactone hydrolase family protein has product MKKTLWFWGCLALGATVHGEIKTRVVDYADGKTPLQGYLAYDDALAGSRPGVLVVHEWKGRGDYVRRRADQLAAQGYVVFALDMYGKGVFAKDHEEAAKLSGVYFKDRERMRRRAGSGLKVLQTQARVDPHRLAAVGYCFGGTTVLEMARAGMPLKGVACFHGNLTTPTPAKPGTIKTKIIVFQGADDQWTAGGIPEFEAEMKAAQADWTLRSYPGAVHSFTVKEAGNDPSTGMAYNADADRQSWDSLTAFLADLFK; this is encoded by the coding sequence ATGAAAAAAACACTTTGGTTTTGGGGATGTCTGGCTTTGGGCGCGACCGTTCACGGGGAAATAAAAACCCGCGTGGTCGATTACGCGGACGGAAAGACCCCGCTCCAGGGTTATCTGGCGTACGACGACGCCCTCGCCGGTTCCCGTCCGGGGGTCCTCGTGGTTCACGAATGGAAGGGCCGCGGGGACTATGTTCGTCGACGGGCCGATCAATTGGCCGCCCAGGGCTATGTGGTTTTCGCTTTGGACATGTACGGAAAAGGGGTGTTCGCCAAGGACCACGAGGAAGCGGCCAAATTATCCGGCGTTTATTTCAAAGACCGCGAGCGAATGCGCCGGCGGGCCGGGTCGGGGCTAAAAGTTTTGCAAACGCAGGCCCGCGTGGATCCCCATCGTTTGGCGGCGGTCGGGTATTGCTTCGGCGGAACCACGGTGCTGGAAATGGCCCGGGCGGGAATGCCCTTGAAAGGGGTGGCCTGTTTTCACGGCAATTTGACCACGCCCACGCCGGCCAAACCCGGTACGATCAAAACCAAAATCATCGTTTTCCAAGGGGCGGACGACCAATGGACCGCGGGGGGAATCCCCGAATTCGAAGCCGAAATGAAGGCGGCCCAAGCGGACTGGACGTTGCGGTCCTATCCGGGCGCCGTCCACAGTTTCACGGTCAAAGAAGCCGGGAACGACCCCTCGACCGGCATGGCCTACAACGCCGACGCGGACCGCCAATCCTGGGATTCTCTGACGGCCTTTCTGGCCGACCTTTTTAAATAA
- a CDS encoding FecR domain-containing protein: protein MNALPLFHPAIRRAPAAFVFLGLALTVAAAPAETRNIPGTLTRVEGDVSVSTGTRAPAREGEIGWRAEPGAVLRTGADGRAEILFDDGTALRLEANTLLRVQEATRVGRFRQFLVQLVDGRLLSNIPKWNRGARARFKVRTPVAVAAVRGTVFVTDASTAAATVAVYDGNVQAGSAGGPAADLGPNQQTDVALSGGVPVVRGLSADMADYRDSVAELFAAHMDELRSDMDAVREMNETYMESHRNEIENSMNDTRDNLQDLMEGISK, encoded by the coding sequence ATGAACGCCCTCCCTTTGTTTCACCCCGCGATTCGCCGCGCCCCGGCCGCCTTCGTCTTTTTGGGCCTGGCTTTGACGGTCGCGGCGGCGCCGGCGGAAACCCGGAACATCCCCGGAACGCTCACCCGCGTCGAGGGCGACGTCTCGGTCAGTACCGGGACCCGGGCGCCGGCCCGGGAGGGGGAAATCGGCTGGCGGGCCGAACCCGGGGCGGTCCTCCGCACCGGCGCCGACGGCCGGGCGGAAATCCTCTTTGACGACGGGACGGCGCTCCGACTGGAGGCCAACACCCTTCTGCGTGTGCAGGAAGCAACCCGCGTGGGCCGTTTTCGTCAATTTTTGGTTCAACTGGTGGACGGACGCCTGTTAAGCAACATCCCCAAATGGAATCGGGGCGCCCGGGCCCGGTTCAAAGTCCGCACCCCGGTCGCCGTGGCGGCCGTTCGGGGAACGGTCTTCGTCACGGACGCGTCGACCGCCGCCGCCACGGTGGCCGTGTACGACGGCAACGTTCAGGCGGGCTCCGCGGGGGGGCCCGCGGCCGACCTCGGACCGAACCAACAAACCGACGTGGCCTTGTCCGGCGGGGTCCCGGTGGTTCGCGGTTTGTCCGCCGACATGGCCGATTACCGAGACAGCGTGGCCGAGCTCTTTGCCGCCCACATGGACGAGCTCCGGTCCGACATGGACGCGGTTCGCGAAATGAACGAAACCTACATGGAAAGCCACCGCAACGAAATCGAAAATTCCATGAACGACACCCGCGACAACCTCCAAGACTTAATGGAAGGCATCTCAAAATGA